The genome window TTTCTTGGGGCATAGATTCGCCTACCCCTGAAGGGTACAATATTTATGTATGGTTTGATGCTCTACTCAATTATCTTAGTGGGATAGGGTACCTTTCTGATGAACCTCTATTTAACAAGTATTGGCCTGCCAATGTTCAACTTATAGGTAAAGATATTATGAAGTTTCACAATATTATGTGGCCAAGTATGCTTTTGGCTTTAGGGCTTCCTTTACCTAAAACTATCTTTGCGCACGGGTGGTGGACTCTCGGGAAAACTAAAATGTCAAAATCTAAAGGTAACGTTGTTGCTCCTGAACCTCTGATGAAAGAATATGGAGTAGACCCTTTTAGGTATTTTCTTTTAAGGGAAGTTCCGTTTGGGTTGGATGGCGAGTATACTGCTGAAAACTTTAAAAAACGGTATAACAGCGACCTTGTAAATGATTTAGGGAACCTTATAAATAGGACACTAAACCTTATAGATACAAAAACTTCTGGAATTATACCCGACGAATCTCCTTATAAGGAATTGGTTGAACTGACAGAACAAATTTATGTTAAATATAGAGAAAAGATGGAGTCGGTAACTTTTTCAGAAGCAATAGAAGAGGTATGGAAGTTGGTGATTTATTTAAACAAATTTCTCGACAATACCACTCCTTGGAGAGAGGAGTGTGTAGATAAAGAAAAAATACTATATAGTACTATTTACGGTATTCGAAACATTCTCCTTCTTATGTCGCCTTTTATTCCTTCTTCTGTGGACACGTTGTGGAAGATGTTGAACCTCCCAAAAACTCCTGAAGAAGGGTTTGGTCTGCTTGATGAGAAACTACAGGGAGGGATTAAAACTAATAAGAGAGAGATACTTTTTATGAGGAAAAAATGAAACCTATTTATAAAAGATTTATCTTAAAACTTTCAGGGGAAGCTCTTGCTGGTAAGAACGGTTTTGGTATAGGTTCGGAGGCGTTGATATCTATATCTAAAGAAATAAAAGAAGTATGGAGTATGAATTGTGAGATATGCGTTGTGCTTGGAGGAGGCAATATATATAGAGGTAGTTCAAGGGATGCGTCTGTTATTGATAAGGTGAACGCTGATTATATGGGTATGTTGGCTACAGTAATAAACGGGCTTGCATTACAGAACACTCTTGAGAAGTTGGGCTTGGAAACGAGGGTCCAGAGTTCTTTTGATATGCGACAATTTTGCGAACCGTATATAAGACGGAGAGCAATAAGGCACCTTGAAAAAGGTAGGATAATAATATTAGTTGGAGGTACAGGTAACCCTTATTTTACAACAGATACTGCTGCTGCCTTAAAAGCTGTTGAAGTGGGAGCAGAGGCGGTTCTGAAAGCAACCAAGGTTGACGGAATATATTCTGCGGACCCTTTCCTTGACCCTAATGCTAAACGGTATGATAGGTTGACTTACTCAGAGGCTCTCCAGAAAAGGCTTAAAATAATGGATAGTTCAGCGATTTCTCTCTGTATGGAGAACAATATTCCAGTTATTGTTTTTAATCTGTTTGAAAAAGGTAACCTGCAAAAAGTATTGATGGGTAAAGGAAAAAATACTATCCTATCAGATACTGACAGTTTAAAATAATATCATATATGGAGGGTTGCAATGAAAAATAAAATTTTAGTTGAAGCAAAAAAGAAGATGGAGAGTACGGCAGAGTTTTTTAATAAAGAAGTAGGAGGATTAAGAGCTGGGCGTGCGTCAGTGTCTTTACTTGAAAGTATAGTTGTAGAGTATTTTGGGGCAAAAATGCCTGTAAGCCAGTTGGCAACTATTACTATTCCGCAACCTCAATTGATAGTGGTGCAACCGTGGGATAAAAGTATTATCAATGATGTTAATAAAGCTATATTGAGTAGCAATTTAGGCCTTAATCCTATATCTGATTCGAGCGTAATTAAGATACCTATCCCTCCACTTAGCCAAGAGAGGAGAGAGGAGATAGTTAAAATTTTGTATAAAATGGGCGAAGAAGCAAAAGTTGAGATAAGAGAAATTAGAAGAAAAGCTAACGATGAACTAAAAAAATCTGAAAAGAGTAAATCTATCTCCGAAGATGAGTTATATAAAGGGATAGACGAGGTTCAGGAAGCAACAGATAAGTTTACAAAAGAGATAGATAGTAGAATGGAAAGTAAAGCTAAAGAGATAAGGGAAGGATAATGAAAAACTTAGTTATTGCTATCGATGGTCCAGCAGGTTCAGGAAAAAGTACTGTGGCAAAAGCTCTTGCTGAAAAACTTGGGTTTATGTATGTTGATACGGGAGCAATGTATAGAGCTTTAACTTTTAATGCTATTAGAAAAAATATACCTTTTACTGATGTTGATAGACTTGTTGATATGTCAAAAAATGCTGTAATGAGTTTTCGGATTGTTGAAGGGAAAAACAGGATCTTTTTGAACGGTGAAGATATTAGTGATTTTATAAGAACGGAAGAGATAAGTAAATTGACTCATCATATAGCATCAATTCTTACTATTAGAGAAATTTTATGGCGTTTGCAAAGAGAATTGAGAAAAGAGCATAATATTGTTATGGAGGGTAGAGATATTGGTAGTAAAGTTTTTCCTGATGCTCAGATAAAAATATTTCTTGACGCAAGCATTAAAGAGAGAGCAATAAGAAGGTATAAGCAACTTAAAGAAATGGGTATTGAAGGAGATATAAACTGTATAGAAACAGATATAAGACAGAGAGATAAAAACGACGAAGAAAGAGACATTGCGCCTCTTGTCAAACTTCCAGATTCCCATGTTGTTGATACTACCGGAATGGAGGCTACGCAGGTAGCAGATAAGATTGTGTCTATGATACAAAAGATGTCAATAATTCCTATGCCGGGAGCTGTTTGATTGAGTTATTTATATCTCTTATAGTTTCTCAAACTCTTCCTGCTGGTTTATATCTCGCTAAATTATGATTTACAAGATATCTTTTGGAGCGGTCTCAGACCTTGAAGAGAATAATGTTATATCTGCCTACTTTGAATGTAAAGGCACAAAGAAGCCCAAAAAGGTATTCATACGGGTACCTCATCC of bacterium contains these proteins:
- a CDS encoding class I tRNA ligase family protein; its protein translation is MNFYVTTPLYYVNDKPHIGHTYTTVAADALARFHRLSGHNVFFLTGTDEHGQKMYEAAIKRNMTPAQLADINSEVFKSIWKDLNISYTRFIRTTEPQHKEVVKKVFAKLLEKGDLYKGEYKGYYCVHCEDFVSPDETDTILCPSCKREVRENVEPTYYLNISKYKTQLEDHILNNGFVKPSFKRNEVLNMLNSMEPGISVTRKNVSWGIDSPTPEGYNIYVWFDALLNYLSGIGYLSDEPLFNKYWPANVQLIGKDIMKFHNIMWPSMLLALGLPLPKTIFAHGWWTLGKTKMSKSKGNVVAPEPLMKEYGVDPFRYFLLREVPFGLDGEYTAENFKKRYNSDLVNDLGNLINRTLNLIDTKTSGIIPDESPYKELVELTEQIYVKYREKMESVTFSEAIEEVWKLVIYLNKFLDNTTPWREECVDKEKILYSTIYGIRNILLLMSPFIPSSVDTLWKMLNLPKTPEEGFGLLDEKLQGGIKTNKREILFMRKK
- the pyrH gene encoding UMP kinase, giving the protein MKPIYKRFILKLSGEALAGKNGFGIGSEALISISKEIKEVWSMNCEICVVLGGGNIYRGSSRDASVIDKVNADYMGMLATVINGLALQNTLEKLGLETRVQSSFDMRQFCEPYIRRRAIRHLEKGRIIILVGGTGNPYFTTDTAAALKAVEVGAEAVLKATKVDGIYSADPFLDPNAKRYDRLTYSEALQKRLKIMDSSAISLCMENNIPVIVFNLFEKGNLQKVLMGKGKNTILSDTDSLK
- the frr gene encoding ribosome recycling factor, with the protein product MKNKILVEAKKKMESTAEFFNKEVGGLRAGRASVSLLESIVVEYFGAKMPVSQLATITIPQPQLIVVQPWDKSIINDVNKAILSSNLGLNPISDSSVIKIPIPPLSQERREEIVKILYKMGEEAKVEIREIRRKANDELKKSEKSKSISEDELYKGIDEVQEATDKFTKEIDSRMESKAKEIREG
- the cmk gene encoding (d)CMP kinase, whose protein sequence is MKNLVIAIDGPAGSGKSTVAKALAEKLGFMYVDTGAMYRALTFNAIRKNIPFTDVDRLVDMSKNAVMSFRIVEGKNRIFLNGEDISDFIRTEEISKLTHHIASILTIREILWRLQRELRKEHNIVMEGRDIGSKVFPDAQIKIFLDASIKERAIRRYKQLKEMGIEGDINCIETDIRQRDKNDEERDIAPLVKLPDSHVVDTTGMEATQVADKIVSMIQKMSIIPMPGAV